The Desulfuromonas versatilis genome has a segment encoding these proteins:
- the bioD gene encoding dethiobiotin synthase, which produces MAAADPVGKGIFVTGTDTGVGKTLVTAALALFLRRRGVDVGVMKPVESGVDEPAGLGPDARLLQWAAASEDEPELVSPVRLKAPLAPSTAAKLEGVTIEMDKLVAAARELGRRHEFLLIEGAGGLMVPLAGGLLMADLVSELALPLLVVARPNLGTINHTLLTTFAAQAMGISLAGFMINNMPADPDAACKSAPESLVTLASADLLGVLDQEPGDDQEKVTALADQIALLHSLPWLLMKFELRRLIQRPA; this is translated from the coding sequence ATGGCTGCTGCTGATCCGGTGGGCAAGGGGATTTTCGTCACCGGCACCGACACCGGGGTCGGCAAAACCCTGGTGACCGCGGCGCTGGCCCTGTTTTTGCGCCGGCGCGGGGTCGACGTCGGGGTGATGAAACCGGTGGAGAGCGGCGTCGATGAGCCCGCCGGACTGGGCCCCGACGCCCGCCTGCTGCAGTGGGCCGCGGCCAGCGAGGATGAGCCCGAACTGGTTTCGCCGGTGCGCCTCAAGGCCCCCCTGGCCCCCTCCACCGCCGCCAAGCTGGAGGGGGTGACCATCGAAATGGACAAGCTGGTGGCCGCCGCCCGCGAACTCGGCCGGCGCCACGAGTTCCTGCTCATCGAGGGGGCCGGCGGCCTGATGGTTCCCCTGGCCGGGGGACTGCTGATGGCGGACCTGGTCAGCGAGCTCGCCCTGCCCCTGCTGGTGGTGGCCCGGCCCAACCTCGGGACCATCAACCACACCCTGCTCACCACCTTCGCCGCCCAGGCCATGGGGATCTCCCTGGCCGGGTTCATGATCAACAACATGCCCGCCGACCCCGATGCGGCCTGCAAATCGGCCCCCGAGTCCCTGGTGACCCTGGCCTCGGCCGATCTGCTCGGGGTGCTCGACCAAGAACCAGGGGACGACCAAGAGAAGGTCACCGCCCTGGCCGACCAGATCGCCCTGCTCCATTCGCTCCCCTGGCTGCTCATGAAGTTCGAATTGCGCCGGCTGATCCAGCGCCCGGCCTGA
- the msrA gene encoding peptide-methionine (S)-S-oxide reductase MsrA: MSQRTQKATFAAGCFWGVEEAFRRVQGVLGTRVGYTGGSLARPSYQDVCSGRTGHAEAVEVTFDPEVVSFERLLQFFWDIHDPTTLNRQGPDIGSQYRSAIFFHDAEQQEQALVSKGQLEGKNPGGRPVVTQVVPAAEFWPAEEYHQQYYAKRGGGGCR, from the coding sequence ATGAGCCAAAGGACGCAGAAGGCCACCTTCGCCGCAGGGTGTTTCTGGGGGGTTGAGGAGGCGTTTCGCAGGGTGCAGGGGGTGTTGGGAACCCGGGTCGGTTATACCGGCGGAAGCCTTGCCCGGCCGAGTTACCAGGACGTCTGTTCGGGGCGGACGGGACATGCCGAGGCGGTGGAAGTCACCTTTGACCCCGAAGTGGTCAGCTTCGAGCGGTTGCTGCAGTTTTTCTGGGACATTCACGACCCGACCACACTCAACCGGCAGGGGCCCGACATCGGCAGTCAATACCGCTCGGCCATCTTCTTTCATGATGCCGAGCAGCAGGAGCAGGCGCTGGTCTCGAAGGGGCAGCTGGAGGGGAAAAATCCGGGCGGACGGCCGGTGGTTACCCAGGTTGTGCCGGCAGCGGAGTTCTGGCCTGCCGAGGAGTACCACCAGCAATATTACGCAAAAAGGGGAGGGGGCGGTTGCCGGTAG
- a CDS encoding GlsB/YeaQ/YmgE family stress response membrane protein has protein sequence MGILSWIIMGLLVGALAKFIMPGNDPGGLVVTILLGIAGAFVGGFLATRLGLGSVTGFNLGSIGIATGGALLLLFVYRRFRR, from the coding sequence ATGGGTATCCTGTCCTGGATCATCATGGGGCTGCTGGTGGGCGCCCTGGCTAAGTTCATCATGCCCGGAAACGACCCGGGCGGCCTGGTGGTGACCATACTCCTGGGCATCGCCGGGGCCTTCGTCGGCGGTTTCCTTGCCACCCGACTGGGGCTGGGCAGTGTCACCGGGTTCAACTTGGGGAGCATCGGGATCGCCACCGGGGGAGCCTTGCTGCTGCTGTTCGTTTACCGCAGGTTCCGCCGCTGA
- a CDS encoding ArnT family glycosyltransferase yields the protein MLQLTLRLLVSDSLQLDEAEQIILSQELRWGYGSQPPLYTWLQAGVFTLTGKGVLGLSLVKNLLLFSIFALTWLAAKEITGSGRSAAFATLALVLLPELVWEAQRDLTHSVLVTALSIATTWQAARLMRRAASREYLVFGLVAGLGMLSKYNYLLFLGAFLGACLAVDDFRTRLLHRRMGWAAGGFLLVSGGHLLWMATHGAALGSQVDSLGMNWIEGFWAPRFKGVGRVASAVLLFLGPLLPLFLIARRQGSNPGSTDAWCAAWRKVFLRTIVYVVAICLVLALGFKVSGFKPRWMLPMLSFAPLLLVVIWGREVSRRALRNLAGFAMLVAVLILVLLPGRTYFAQQLGKFNRLNYPFAELAGELKTAGVFVGGIAGGDRLTGGNLALQFPGSRVTVPELAPFALPEPVLVVWDATRHPEPPADLIRLVQPHFPDFPGNARPDYVEALLKFGQFRSMRLGYYLLGQGGTFEASKR from the coding sequence GTGCTGCAATTGACCCTGCGGCTTCTGGTCTCGGACAGTCTGCAACTGGACGAAGCGGAACAGATCATTCTCAGCCAGGAGCTTCGCTGGGGGTACGGCTCTCAGCCGCCCCTCTATACCTGGCTGCAGGCCGGGGTTTTCACCCTGACCGGCAAGGGGGTCCTGGGGCTGTCCCTGGTGAAGAACCTGCTGCTTTTCAGCATTTTCGCCCTGACCTGGCTGGCTGCAAAGGAGATCACGGGAAGCGGCCGCAGCGCCGCCTTTGCCACCTTGGCGCTGGTGCTGCTGCCGGAACTGGTCTGGGAAGCACAGCGGGACCTGACCCATTCGGTGCTGGTGACCGCCCTGTCCATTGCGACCACCTGGCAGGCCGCCCGGCTGATGCGGCGTGCCGCGTCCCGGGAGTACCTGGTCTTCGGCCTGGTGGCGGGCCTGGGGATGCTGAGCAAGTACAATTACCTGCTGTTTCTCGGGGCGTTTCTCGGCGCCTGCCTGGCGGTGGACGATTTCCGCACCCGGCTGCTGCACCGGCGGATGGGCTGGGCTGCAGGCGGCTTTCTGCTGGTGAGCGGCGGGCACCTGCTGTGGATGGCGACCCATGGCGCGGCATTGGGCAGCCAGGTCGACAGCCTGGGGATGAACTGGATTGAAGGGTTCTGGGCTCCCCGCTTCAAGGGGGTTGGCAGGGTGGCGTCGGCGGTGCTGCTGTTTCTTGGACCACTGTTGCCGCTGTTTCTCATCGCTCGGCGTCAGGGCTCGAATCCGGGCAGTACGGATGCCTGGTGCGCTGCCTGGAGAAAAGTTTTTCTCCGCACCATCGTTTATGTGGTTGCCATTTGCCTGGTGCTGGCGCTAGGCTTTAAGGTCAGTGGATTCAAACCCCGCTGGATGCTCCCCATGCTGAGCTTCGCCCCGCTTCTGCTGGTGGTGATCTGGGGCAGAGAGGTCAGCCGCAGGGCTTTGCGCAACCTGGCGGGTTTCGCTATGCTCGTGGCCGTTTTGATCCTGGTGCTGCTGCCAGGGAGGACCTATTTCGCCCAGCAGCTCGGCAAATTCAACCGGCTCAACTACCCCTTTGCCGAATTGGCCGGCGAGCTGAAGACGGCCGGGGTTTTCGTCGGGGGGATCGCCGGTGGCGACCGTTTGACCGGCGGCAACCTGGCCCTGCAGTTTCCCGGCAGCAGGGTGACGGTGCCCGAACTGGCGCCCTTCGCCCTGCCTGAGCCGGTGCTGGTGGTGTGGGACGCCACCCGGCATCCTGAACCTCCCGCCGATCTGATCCGCCTTGTTCAGCCGCACTTTCCCGATTTTCCGGGAAACGCCCGGCCGGATTACGTCGAAGCGCTGCTTAAATTCGGCCAGTTCCGCAGCATGCGCCTGGGGTATTATCTGCTTGGGCAGGGCGGTACGTTCGAAGCAAGCAAAAGGTAG
- a CDS encoding lipid-A-disaccharide synthase N-terminal domain-containing protein, whose protein sequence is MSKAEIGILTLGFSGQALFFMRFFIQWIHSERHRRSIIPVAFWYFSLGGSSLLLIYAIIRRDLVFIVGQSTGFFIYTRNLYLIHREKSAQDSPQPGQGAQE, encoded by the coding sequence ATGTCTAAGGCGGAGATCGGCATCCTGACCCTGGGATTCAGCGGGCAGGCTCTTTTTTTCATGCGCTTTTTCATCCAGTGGATCCATTCGGAAAGGCACCGCCGCAGCATCATCCCCGTCGCCTTCTGGTACTTCAGCCTCGGCGGCAGTTCCCTGCTTCTGATTTATGCCATTATCCGCCGGGATCTCGTTTTCATCGTCGGCCAATCCACCGGGTTTTTCATCTATACCCGCAATCTCTATCTCATCCACCGGGAAAAAAGCGCACAGGATTCTCCGCAGCCCGGCCAGGGCGCCCAAGAGTGA
- a CDS encoding dihydroorotate dehydrogenase-like protein encodes MADLSTNYMGLALRNPIIAASSSLTGSLEGVKKCAAAGAGAIVLKSLFEEQIAAEIGALSEYAEYAGHGEASEYLQGYGMELGPRDYLQLVRDAKKAVDVPIIPSLNCFSNERWSDYAHQLESAGADAIELNIGVLPNQEKQTGAAVEELHLRIFHEVKSRVKIPVAVKLGPYFSSFANLAQKLSADRIKGPDFTVGWCGPGEIKKEVIWQGADALVLFNRFYQLDIDIDKMKLVPGNPHSTPAEIHTALRWMLLLSGKVDCDLAATTGIHDGRGAIKQILAGATVVQVCSTLYKNGFGQIGKMLEEIGAWMDAHKFATLGAFRGRLSQAHSDKPESYERLQYIKVFVGID; translated from the coding sequence ATGGCAGATCTTTCTACAAACTATATGGGGCTCGCGTTGCGCAACCCCATCATCGCCGCCAGCAGCAGCCTGACCGGATCGCTGGAGGGTGTAAAGAAATGCGCCGCGGCCGGTGCCGGGGCCATCGTGCTGAAATCGCTCTTCGAGGAGCAGATCGCCGCCGAGATCGGCGCGCTGAGTGAGTACGCCGAGTATGCCGGGCACGGCGAAGCCTCCGAATACCTGCAGGGCTACGGGATGGAACTGGGTCCCCGCGATTACCTGCAGCTGGTCAGGGATGCCAAAAAGGCGGTCGACGTGCCGATCATTCCCAGCCTCAACTGCTTCTCCAACGAACGCTGGTCCGATTACGCCCACCAGTTGGAGAGCGCCGGCGCCGACGCCATCGAGTTGAACATCGGGGTGCTGCCCAACCAGGAAAAACAGACCGGGGCGGCCGTCGAAGAGCTGCACCTGCGGATATTCCACGAGGTGAAATCCCGGGTAAAAATCCCGGTGGCCGTCAAACTGGGGCCGTACTTCTCATCCTTTGCCAATTTGGCCCAGAAGCTCAGCGCCGACCGCATCAAGGGGCCCGATTTCACCGTCGGCTGGTGCGGGCCGGGGGAGATCAAAAAGGAGGTCATCTGGCAGGGGGCCGATGCCCTGGTGCTGTTCAACCGCTTCTACCAGCTTGATATCGATATCGACAAGATGAAGCTGGTGCCCGGCAACCCCCACAGCACCCCGGCCGAAATCCACACCGCGCTGCGCTGGATGCTGCTGTTGTCCGGAAAGGTGGATTGCGACCTGGCCGCCACCACCGGGATCCACGACGGCAGGGGAGCGATCAAGCAGATACTGGCCGGGGCCACGGTAGTACAGGTCTGTTCGACCCTCTATAAAAACGGCTTTGGGCAGATCGGCAAGATGCTCGAGGAGATCGGCGCCTGGATGGACGCCCACAAATTCGCCACCCTCGGAGCCTTCCGCGGCCGGTTGAGCCAGGCCCACAGCGACAAACCCGAAAGCTACGAGCGGCTGCAGTACATCAAGGTTTTCGTCGGTATCGACTGA
- a CDS encoding NUDIX hydrolase, whose translation MFQLADIRDTLAERQPRLQSELDRRHAAVALVLRGPADALQLLFIQRSSHPRDPWSGNLAFPGGKIDPQDHAPRLAAEREAREEVGLELAGAEFLGRLDDITGAYLPVLVSCFVYHLARPAPLRCNHEVNQAFWFPLDKLLDPARHALADIPWGGQSRKVLAIDLLGPGRPVLWGITYRLVQQFVQTLGLDFPRSPCR comes from the coding sequence ATGTTTCAGCTTGCCGACATTCGCGACACCCTTGCCGAGCGCCAGCCCCGTCTGCAGTCGGAACTCGACCGCAGGCACGCCGCGGTAGCCCTGGTCCTGCGCGGCCCGGCCGACGCGCTGCAGCTGCTGTTCATTCAACGCTCCAGCCATCCCCGTGATCCCTGGTCGGGCAACCTGGCCTTTCCCGGGGGCAAGATCGACCCCCAGGACCATGCGCCGCGGCTGGCCGCCGAAAGGGAAGCCCGCGAAGAGGTCGGCCTGGAGTTGGCTGGTGCCGAATTTCTCGGTCGCCTCGACGACATTACCGGGGCCTATCTGCCGGTGCTGGTATCCTGCTTCGTCTATCACCTGGCACGGCCGGCCCCCCTGCGCTGCAATCACGAGGTCAACCAGGCCTTCTGGTTCCCCCTGGATAAACTGCTCGACCCGGCCAGGCACGCCCTGGCGGACATCCCCTGGGGCGGGCAGAGCCGCAAGGTGCTGGCTATCGATCTGCTCGGACCGGGAAGGCCGGTCCTCTGGGGCATCACCTACCGCCTGGTGCAGCAGTTCGTTCAGACCCTCGGGCTGGATTTCCCCCGCTCACCCTGCCGGTAA
- the bioA gene encoding adenosylmethionine--8-amino-7-oxononanoate transaminase: MDKAEILRLDRRHVWHPCTQEKDHEAAPPIPIARGEGVFLFDVDGNRYIDGVSSWWVNIFGHNHPRLNAALSQQASRVAHHIFAGFTHEPAVELASRLAALAPGDLSKVFFTDNGSAAVEAALKMSFQYWQQVGRPNKTRFVSISEAYHGETVGALSVGGCDLYRDIYRPILLEGYQVAGPDCFRCPYGLHRDSCQAECFAAMEQLVERERERIAGVIIEPLIQGAAGMRIYPPVYLRKLRQLCDRCQVHYIADEIAVAFGRTGRMFANEHAGVAPDMMCLSKGITGGYMPLAVVLTTEEIYQAFYDDYETMKTFFHSHSYSGNPLGCALAVEVLRIFEQERILEGLAPRMALLDEYAPRFEALEHVGEFRRCGMVAAVEMVENKAGKIAYPWQQRRGYRVYQRALKKGALLRPLGNVIYFMPPLTIPVATLRELLEIALQTIAEETQKLA; this comes from the coding sequence ATGGACAAAGCCGAGATTCTGCGCCTCGACCGCCGCCACGTCTGGCACCCCTGCACCCAGGAAAAAGACCACGAAGCCGCGCCCCCGATCCCCATCGCCCGCGGCGAAGGGGTGTTTCTGTTCGACGTGGACGGCAACCGCTACATCGACGGGGTCTCCTCCTGGTGGGTCAACATCTTCGGCCACAACCACCCGCGACTCAACGCCGCCCTGAGCCAGCAGGCCTCGCGGGTCGCCCACCATATTTTCGCCGGGTTCACCCACGAACCGGCGGTCGAGCTGGCCAGCCGGCTGGCGGCCCTGGCGCCCGGGGATTTGTCCAAGGTGTTTTTCACCGACAACGGTTCGGCGGCCGTGGAAGCGGCGCTGAAGATGAGCTTCCAGTACTGGCAGCAGGTCGGCCGCCCGAACAAGACCCGCTTCGTCTCCATCAGCGAGGCCTATCACGGCGAGACCGTCGGCGCCCTCAGCGTGGGAGGGTGCGACCTGTACCGCGACATTTACCGGCCGATCCTGCTCGAGGGATACCAGGTGGCCGGCCCCGACTGCTTCCGCTGCCCCTACGGGCTGCACCGCGACAGCTGCCAGGCCGAATGCTTCGCCGCCATGGAGCAGCTGGTGGAGCGGGAGCGGGAGCGGATCGCCGGGGTCATCATCGAGCCGCTCATTCAGGGCGCGGCGGGGATGCGCATCTACCCCCCGGTCTACCTGCGCAAGCTTCGCCAGCTCTGCGACCGATGCCAAGTGCACTACATCGCCGACGAGATCGCCGTCGCCTTCGGCCGCACCGGGCGCATGTTCGCCAACGAGCATGCCGGCGTCGCCCCCGACATGATGTGCCTGTCCAAGGGGATCACCGGCGGCTACATGCCTCTGGCGGTGGTATTGACCACAGAGGAGATCTACCAGGCGTTCTACGACGACTACGAGACGATGAAGACCTTCTTCCACTCCCATTCCTATTCGGGCAACCCCCTGGGCTGCGCCCTGGCGGTGGAGGTGCTGCGGATTTTCGAGCAGGAGCGGATTCTCGAGGGGCTGGCCCCGCGCATGGCGCTGCTGGACGAGTACGCCCCGCGCTTCGAGGCCCTGGAGCATGTGGGGGAATTTCGCCGCTGCGGCATGGTCGCCGCGGTGGAAATGGTGGAAAACAAGGCAGGAAAAATCGCCTACCCCTGGCAGCAGCGGCGCGGTTACCGCGTCTACCAGAGGGCTCTGAAAAAAGGGGCCCTGCTGCGGCCCCTGGGCAACGTCATCTACTTCATGCCGCCGCTGACCATCCCGGTGGCGACCCTGAGGGAACTGCTCGAGATCGCCTTGCAGACTATCGCGGAGGAAACGCAGAAGTTGGCTTAA
- the bioB gene encoding biotin synthase BioB, with protein sequence MMSKANRLAAAVLAGETPSLDDALYILGARGAELSYLLAGAHLIRQQSFGDRVELCSIINAKSGRCPENCTFCAQSAHHKTSAPVYPLKSKAEILEGARRAEAEGSHCYGIVTSGTRLRPGEELNQVLEAIREIRANTAIEPSASLGILDPEIAGALAEAGCVTYHHNLETARSFFPSICTTHDYEQDVETVRIAKQAGMKVCCGGIFGLGESLEQRAELAFTIRELQVDSVPLNFLNPVAGTPLEGKRDLAPLDCLRIIALFRYLLPSTRISVCGGREPNLRDFQSWMFMAGASGTMVGNYLTTSGRDRDADLQMFRDAEVEIDGCC encoded by the coding sequence ATGATGTCAAAAGCGAACCGACTGGCGGCCGCCGTTCTGGCCGGAGAGACTCCCAGCCTCGACGATGCCCTTTACATACTTGGAGCCCGTGGCGCCGAGTTGAGCTACCTGCTGGCCGGGGCCCACCTGATCCGCCAGCAAAGCTTCGGCGACCGGGTCGAGCTCTGTTCGATCATCAACGCCAAATCGGGGCGCTGCCCGGAAAATTGCACCTTCTGCGCCCAGTCGGCCCATCACAAGACCAGCGCCCCGGTTTATCCGCTGAAGAGTAAGGCGGAGATTCTCGAGGGGGCGCGCCGGGCCGAGGCCGAGGGGTCCCATTGCTACGGCATCGTCACCAGCGGCACCCGCCTGCGCCCTGGCGAGGAGTTGAACCAGGTCCTCGAGGCGATCCGGGAAATCCGCGCCAACACCGCCATCGAGCCTTCGGCTTCGCTGGGGATCCTCGATCCCGAGATCGCCGGGGCGCTGGCCGAGGCCGGTTGTGTCACCTACCACCACAACCTGGAGACCGCCCGCTCCTTTTTCCCCAGCATCTGCACCACCCACGACTACGAGCAGGACGTGGAAACGGTGCGCATCGCCAAGCAGGCCGGGATGAAAGTCTGCTGCGGCGGCATTTTCGGCCTCGGCGAATCGCTGGAACAGCGCGCCGAACTGGCCTTCACCATCCGCGAGCTGCAGGTCGATTCGGTGCCGCTGAATTTTCTCAACCCGGTTGCCGGCACCCCCCTGGAAGGCAAGCGCGACCTGGCCCCTCTTGACTGCCTGCGGATCATCGCCCTGTTCCGCTACCTGCTGCCCAGCACCCGCATCAGCGTCTGCGGCGGGCGCGAACCGAACCTGCGGGACTTCCAGTCCTGGATGTTCATGGCCGGGGCCAGCGGGACCATGGTCGGCAACTACCTGACCACCAGCGGCCGCGACCGTGACGCCGATCTGCAGATGTTCCGCGATGCCGAGGTGGAAATCGATGGCTGCTGCTGA
- a CDS encoding helix-turn-helix domain-containing protein, whose protein sequence is MVKQLIGKKLKSTRLKNDMTIQELAERSRVSSNMISRIERGLTVPSVEILMKLAGAFGMSINFFVEEAEKGTTVVHTRKGQGEPIFFFEDKHQITSLTQGLRDPGFTVFYDTLEEGCCSGEGGMVHTGEEFALVLKGEMEFVIEGDRFVLAEGDSLTFKASLPHRWKNLHDGQTLVLWVVSPAPYIAQ, encoded by the coding sequence ATGGTTAAACAGTTGATCGGGAAAAAACTGAAGTCCACGCGTTTGAAAAACGACATGACCATCCAGGAACTCGCCGAGCGTTCCCGGGTTTCGTCCAACATGATCTCCCGCATCGAACGAGGCCTGACGGTTCCCTCGGTGGAGATTCTGATGAAACTGGCCGGGGCTTTCGGCATGAGCATCAACTTTTTCGTCGAGGAGGCCGAGAAGGGGACCACCGTCGTGCATACCCGCAAGGGGCAGGGAGAACCGATCTTCTTCTTCGAGGACAAGCACCAGATCACCAGCCTGACCCAGGGGCTGCGCGACCCGGGGTTCACGGTTTTCTACGATACCCTCGAGGAAGGCTGCTGCAGCGGAGAGGGGGGGATGGTTCACACCGGCGAAGAGTTTGCCCTGGTGCTGAAAGGCGAGATGGAATTCGTCATCGAGGGCGACCGTTTCGTGCTGGCCGAGGGCGATTCGCTGACCTTCAAAGCATCCCTGCCGCACCGCTGGAAAAATCTGCACGACGGCCAGACCCTGGTGTTGTGGGTGGTTTCGCCGGCACCTTACATCGCCCAGTAG
- a CDS encoding FKBP-type peptidyl-prolyl cis-trans isomerase — translation MFQASEKDTVKVHYTGRLADGTVFDTSRDKKPLLFILGKKEVIPGFEEAVLGMVKGENKTVRIPAENAYGSHQAELVETLDRSLLPESLEVQVGRQLEITMQDGNLLRVMVTDLDENTITLDGNHPLAGKELTFDIELLEVTRAAPR, via the coding sequence ATGTTCCAGGCTTCCGAAAAGGACACCGTCAAGGTCCATTACACCGGCAGACTCGCCGACGGCACCGTCTTCGATACCTCCAGAGACAAAAAGCCCCTGCTTTTCATCCTGGGCAAGAAGGAAGTCATCCCGGGTTTCGAAGAAGCCGTGCTCGGCATGGTCAAGGGCGAAAACAAGACGGTTCGCATCCCCGCAGAGAATGCCTATGGTTCGCACCAGGCCGAATTGGTGGAAACCCTCGACCGCAGCCTGCTGCCGGAGAGCCTCGAGGTGCAGGTGGGCAGGCAGTTGGAAATCACCATGCAGGACGGCAACCTGCTGCGGGTGATGGTGACCGATCTGGACGAGAACACCATCACCCTCGACGGCAATCATCCCCTGGCCGGCAAAGAACTGACCTTCGACATCGAACTGCTGGAAGTCACCAGGGCCGCCCCCCGCTAG
- a CDS encoding glycosyltransferase family 2 protein, with translation MQKISFVIPVYNEEDNLESLYREVSDIARKLGWPYEFCFVDDCSSDGSLAVLRRLAEADQRVRFLGFESNCGQSAALYAGFQHTTGDVVITMDADLQNDPADIPAMLNHYGDYEMVTGWRHSRQDTLSKKLASRVGNSFRNLMTSETIHDTGCSLKVMNGDMVRRIKMFRGLHRFLPTLMRLEGARVLEVKVNHRARMHGVSKYNNLQRGIEGFFDVLAVRWMIRKHLKFKIRQSHV, from the coding sequence ATGCAGAAAATTTCATTCGTCATCCCCGTCTACAATGAAGAGGACAACCTCGAATCGCTCTACCGGGAGGTCAGCGACATAGCCCGGAAACTGGGTTGGCCATACGAGTTCTGTTTCGTCGACGACTGCAGCTCCGACGGCAGCCTGGCCGTTCTGCGACGGCTGGCCGAAGCGGACCAGCGGGTGCGTTTTCTCGGTTTCGAGTCGAACTGCGGCCAATCGGCGGCTCTCTACGCGGGTTTTCAGCACACCACGGGGGACGTGGTCATCACTATGGACGCCGATCTGCAGAACGACCCGGCGGACATCCCGGCCATGCTGAATCATTACGGGGACTATGAAATGGTTACCGGCTGGCGGCATTCCCGTCAGGACACGCTTTCCAAGAAACTCGCGAGCCGGGTCGGCAACAGCTTTCGCAACCTGATGACCAGCGAAACCATCCACGATACGGGCTGCTCGCTCAAGGTCATGAACGGCGACATGGTGCGCAGGATCAAGATGTTTCGGGGTCTGCACCGCTTTCTGCCTACCCTGATGCGGCTCGAGGGGGCGAGGGTGCTGGAGGTCAAGGTCAACCACCGGGCCCGGATGCACGGGGTCTCCAAGTACAACAACCTGCAGCGGGGCATAGAGGGCTTCTTCGATGTGCTGGCGGTGCGCTGGATGATCCGCAAACATCTAAAATTCAAAATAAGGCAAAGCCATGTCTAA